Below is a genomic region from Bacteroidales bacterium.
ATGATACCCAACTCTTTCAATTTATCCTGCATAGTTGTTCTTACAGAAACACTGTCAAATACAGCATCAACTGCAATTCCTGCCAACATTTTTTGTTCTTCTAGAGGTATACCTAATTTGTTAAATGTTTCAAGAATCTGGGGGTCAATTTCATCCAAGCTGTTTGCTTGATTTTTTTTTGGTGCAGCAAAATAACGAATGTCTTGAAAATCAATACTCGGAATTTTCAAATGCGCCCAATTGGGTAGAGGCATATTTTTCCATATCTCAAAAGCTTTTAACCTAAATTCCAACATGAAATCAGGTTCATTTTTTTTCTGAGATATTTTTCGGATAATGTCTTCGTTGAGTCCCTTTGGAAAAAGCTCCATTTCCACAGGCGTTTCAAAGCCAAACCTGTATTCTGCTTGTTCAATGTTCGCTAATATTTCATTATCAGTCATACTAGCATCAATTTTCATACAAAGTTAATCCATTTCAGAACGTCATTACTAAAAACTGTTATTAAACATGTGAAAGCACTTTAATTTTGATTAACTTTGCGAAAAAACAACATGGAAAATTTTGTCTGGGAAAACCTTACAAAATTATATTTTGGGAAAGATGCCCATCAAAACTTAAAAAAAATCTTGCCTCAATATGGAAAAAAATATTTGCTTCTTCGTGGGAAAAGTTCTGTGGAAAAAAATGGCATCCTGGAAAAAATTCTCATCGAACTTCAAGAAAGCTCATGCGAATGGATAGATTATTCGGGAATTAAGTCAAATCCTAGCATTAATGAAGTCCGCCAAGCCATAAAAATAGGAAGAAAAGAAAAGGTAGATGCTATTCTTGCAGTAGGGGGCGGTAGTGTTATAGATAGTGCTAAAGCTGTAGCTGCAGCTTTTGAATATGAAGGGGATCCTTGGGATCTTTTTACCGGAAAATATGTTCCCGTTCGGGCCTTACCCATCATTGTCGTTCTTACACTTGCTGCAACGGGAAGTGAAATGAATTGCTTCAGTGTTGTTCAGAATGAAGAAGAAGGTATTAAAACTTCATTTAAAAACTCTGCAGTTTATCCAAAAGTAAGTATACTCAATCCGGAATTTACTTTCTCCGTTCCCAGAAACTACACGGCTTATGGTTTATCAGATATAGTTGCTCACGCATTAGAAGCTTGGTTTGGCGTTGGAGATTCACCTTTAATGGACAAGTTGATTATTGACATTATCCAAGAAATCCAAACCATAGGTCCTGATTTGCTAGAAAACTTGCATAATTATGAACTAAGAGCAAGAGCAATGTTTACAGCCACCATAGCACTTAACCAACTTACTTTACTTGGTAGAAAATACGGTGATTGGGGCGTTCATAGCATAGGCCATGTTTTTTCATTACTTTACGATTTACCTCATGGTGCAACACTTTCATTGGTTTATCCTGCTTGGTTGAATTGGGTTTACAACAAAGATCCAGAACGTGTCCAGCAATTGAGTAATAATCTATTTAACGTCCAAAGCAAAAAAGGTATTATAGAATATTTTAAATCATTATTTCGTTGTATTGAATCACCTGTGACTTTTGAAGAAGCTAATATTTCTCATCAATATGACCGAGAAAAAGTCTTGAGTGCCCTTCACAAATCTCGAGCTGGTGGTTACCGATACCCTATGCAATCGGATGATTATTATTTTATTCTCGATGAAATCGAAAAAGCAAAGTAATTTCTATGAATCGCATTTTCTCAGCTGATGCTTCAAAACTAAGTGCTTCTGAAAGAGAATTTGAAAAGCTTATTCGTCCCTCCTCATTTGAAGAATTTTTAGGGCAAAGACAGGTGGTCGAAAATCTGATCATTTTCGTACAGGCTGCCAAGCAAAGAGGTGAACCATTGGATCACACACTTTTACACGGTCCTCCTGGTCTTGGGAAAACCACTCTAAGTCATATTTTGGCTCGTGAAATGGGGACTAACATTAAAATTACAAGTGGACCCGTCATTGAAAAGCCAGGTGATTTAGCTGGTTTGCTTACTTCACTTGAACCTTGCGACATTTTATTTATCGATGAAATTCATCGCCTGCATCCTGTTGTTGAGGAATACCTTTACGCAGCCATGGAGGATTTTCGCATCGATATTTTGATTGATTCAGGCCCAAATGCACGATCAGTCCAAATAAAACTCAATCCTTTTACTTTGGTCGGAGCTACAACACGCAGTGGTCTTTTAACTGCTCCGTTGCGTTCTCGTTTTCAAATCCAAGCAAGACTTGATTATTACGATGCTGAAACATTGAAAAAAATTATTATTCGGGCAGCCAACATTATTCAAGTTCCCATCGACGAAAATGCAGCTTTTGAGATCGCCCGTCGCAGTCGAGGTACTCCTCGAATTGCTAATGCATTGCTTAGGCGTGTTCGTGATTTCGCTCAAATTAAAGGCACAGGAATTATTACACTTCCAATTACTGAAATGGCCTTGCAAGCTCTCAATATTGACCCTAATGGACTGGATGAAATGGATGTGCGCATACTTTCCACCATTGTCGAAAAATTTAATGGGGGTCCTGTAGGGCTCAATTCTATAGCTGTCGCTGTAGCCGAAGATCCAGGTACCATTGAAGAAGTCTATGAACCTTATCTGATACAACAAGGTTTTATACACCGAACCCCAAAAGGAAGAGAAGCCACCAATAAGGCTTTTGCTCTATTCGGTAGAAAAAAACAAAATGTACAACCAGGCTTATTCGATTAAATATGATAAAACTTTTTAAACCCTGGATAGGGGGAAAATTTGTCGAAAGCGGCAATCGTATCATCATTCGAAATCCTTACGATACATCTCCCGTAGGGGAAACCTGTCTTGTCATGGAAGATCTAATGGATGAAGCTATTCAAAAAGCTTTTGAGATTTTCGAGGTGTTTAAGAAAACTCCATCATATAGAAGATATACCATTCTCATGAACATTGCTCATTTACTAGAGAATAGACGTAACGACGCCGCTATGATTATTGCTTGCGAAGCAGCTAAGCCTTTAAAACTTGCTCTAGCAGAAGTAGACAGGGCTATTCAAGTTTTTCGCATTGCTGCCGAAGAAGCCAAACGTATCGGGGGTGAATATGTACGTTTGGACTGGACACCAGCTGGAGAAGGCAAAACCGGTATCGTTCAGTGGTTCCCTCGAGGAGTTGTAGGAGGTATCAGTCCATTTAACTTTCCACTCAACTTAGCTGTTCATAAGATAGCACCTGCCATTGCTGCAGGTTGTCCGATCGTTCTTAAGCCCTCTAGCAAAACACCACTTAGTACATTATTTTTGGCAGAATTAATGGCACAAACCGAATTGCCCGAAGGAGTCGTTTCTATTGTTCCTGCAACCGCTACAATTGGTCAAATGCTCGTAACAGATCCCCGACCAGAAGTACTATCATTCACTGGTAGTGCTGAAGTTGGATGGAAAATGAAATCCATGGCAGGCAAGAAAAAAGTTATTCTTGAGTTAGGAGGAAACGCTGGTGTTATCGTTACTCCATCCTCTAATTTAGCAAAAGCTATACCCAAAATTGTCAGTGGCTCATTTTCGTATGCAGGTCAAGTTTGCATTCACACACAGCGGATTTATGTGCATAATTCAATTTTCGAGTCATTTATCAGCGACTTTGTTTCAGCATCGAAAAAATTACGTATAGGACCTCCACAGGATATTTCAACAGACTTCACAAGCATGATCGACGAGGATAATGCCATTCGCGTCGAAGAATGGGTTCAAGAAGCTCTAGATCAAGGTGCCAAGCTACTTTTAGGTGGAAAACGTCAAGGAGGGCTATTTCCTCCAACTATTCTTACAAACACCTCTTACGAAATGAAAGTCTGTCAGCTCGAAATCTTCGGACCAGTTGTAACCGTTGAACCATATCATACATTTGAAGAAGCTCTAAGTTATGTTAACAACAGCAGGTATGGCCTACAAGCTGGAGTTTTTACCAATGCTTGGAATGAAATTCAAATGGCATTCGATCAATTACAGGTCGGTGGTGTTATCATCAACGATGTACCCACCTTCCGTGTAGATCACATGCCATACGGTGGCATGAAAGACAGTGGATTCGGGCGGGAAGGTGTTAGATATGCTATGGAATCATACATGGAAAGAAAATTACTGGTACTGGGTTTATAGTAGTTTTGGCACGTTTATTCCTTTGACCAACAACAGTTAAACATAATAGCAGGCATGATAATAATAGAGGGAAAATGTTTATCGATTTTTTTATCAATTTAAGTTCGACAACTTATTTCGTTTGCCAAATTGAACCAACTTTTTAAAAGTTTGAGGTGGGATGGGAATTTACCAAAATAAAAATTCTATCAAGAAGATCAAGTACCATTCCTGCTGATACATCTACCTTTTCAAAATCCAAGCAGTCTGTGTAAAGTGCTTCTGAAAAATTTGAATTCGTCTTTAAAACGAACACATCCTTTCCCTTAGTTTTCTGACGTTGGCCTCCTTTTAAAATAGCAACAAGATTCGAAGAAGAGGTATGTCCTGTAAGTAATATTTCACCTTGTGAATTTTCTTTTAGAGACGTTACCCTATCGTTGCCTTCACCTCCTATAAAAGTCGAACTAACCAAACCTTTTTCTAGATGAAATTTAATGCAGAATCCATCGTATTCACCACCTCCAAATTTTTCCTGGAAACATTTACCAAAAATGGGAAAATCCAAAGAAGATGTGTAACCTCCAACATACACGTACCCACTATCATCCACAAACATATCCAAAGGAACATCATCTCCACTTCCTCCTAGAAAGGTTGAATATAAGACTTGATGATTATCTGCGAAGACAGTAAGAAAAATATCATCCCCATAGGATTTTTTTTGTTTTTGATATGCATTTGGTGTTACCAAAAAATCCTCAGCTTGGGTTTTTCCCACCACGTACAAACGACCATTTTTATCTACTGCCATGGCCATCGCATCATCCCTCAACACTCCTCCGAGATAGGTGGCATAGTCAATTGATAAGTTCTCTGGATTAAATTCGATAAGAAAAGCATCTGCAAATGATGCCTGATGTTTAGGTTGAAAAGCATTCGTTGTGACCGGAAAATTCCAGGAAGTAGTTATTCCTGTTAAATAAATGTTACCAGACCCATCAACTACGATATCATTGGCTTCATCATTAAATCCTCCTCCTGCGTATGAAGAAAACAAAATTTGGGATCCAGTCGAGTTCAATTTTGTAAGGAAAATATCATTAAATCCCACAAGTTTTTTTTGAAAAGCAAATGCTGTAACTGGAAAGTTTTTTGAAAAACTGATTCCCGTTACATAAATATTTCCATTTTTATCAATAGTCAATGCATTTCCTTCTTCTTGATCATCCCCTCCTATAAAAGTTGCAAACTCAATCTTTCTCGTTACTGAATTCATTTTTAAAACATATGTATCATAAAATTTTCCATCCCTGAGCGTGAACGAACCTATTTTGGAGCCATACATGATAGCAAGCCCATGACCACAGAGATATAACGAACCATTGTTAAAATGTATATCTCGTAAAACAATACTATGTTCTACCCTGAGTGGGCTAAAAGTTAAATCCACTTGAATGGATTTATCATTTTCGTATGAACGCGGTATAAGTAAATATTCATTCACAGACTTTTTCAACTCACAAGTCATGTTTTGTTGATCTTGAAGTACATTCCATTCAAGAAAAGGAATTTCTTTGAAAGATAACTTAAGAAATAGCTTATTTCCTTTAATATTATCGTAAACCTGGCCTGTTAAATTAAATTTAATATCACTTGATTTGGCGTCGGATCGTATGATAAATCTACTATGCAAAGTGTCTCCCTTAAAAAAATAATGAACATCTATTCCATCAAAAATATTCTTGATGGCTACTTCTTTGTATACTCCTGCCTTGGTGACATGTTTCGTAGAATCGGATCCAGTGAAAAAATTAAAATACGTTTCTACTTTCTGAGATCCTTCGGCGACTAAATTTGAGTTGATATTATGAAAGGTAAGCAAAATCCGATGTCCTATAAACTCCTTTTGCACTAAAGGCAATGAATCTCCCCATTTTGGATTGGTCCTTAAACGCTCAAGTTCTGAAGAGCCTTCTTGATTTTTGATCTGGTAAAATAAACAGTTCAACCCATGTTTTGTGATCCATATGTCACAACCATCTGCTCGACAAAAAAACAAAACATCAGGATCCCATTGCCCTTTATTTTCGATAAACAACTGATCGTACAGTCCTAGATTGCTGGAAGTTATCGGTATGACCGTTTGTCCTCCTACGTAGAAATAT
It encodes:
- a CDS encoding iron-containing alcohol dehydrogenase, producing MENFVWENLTKLYFGKDAHQNLKKILPQYGKKYLLLRGKSSVEKNGILEKILIELQESSCEWIDYSGIKSNPSINEVRQAIKIGRKEKVDAILAVGGGSVIDSAKAVAAAFEYEGDPWDLFTGKYVPVRALPIIVVLTLAATGSEMNCFSVVQNEEEGIKTSFKNSAVYPKVSILNPEFTFSVPRNYTAYGLSDIVAHALEAWFGVGDSPLMDKLIIDIIQEIQTIGPDLLENLHNYELRARAMFTATIALNQLTLLGRKYGDWGVHSIGHVFSLLYDLPHGATLSLVYPAWLNWVYNKDPERVQQLSNNLFNVQSKKGIIEYFKSLFRCIESPVTFEEANISHQYDREKVLSALHKSRAGGYRYPMQSDDYYFILDEIEKAK
- the ruvB gene encoding Holliday junction branch migration DNA helicase RuvB, with translation MNRIFSADASKLSASEREFEKLIRPSSFEEFLGQRQVVENLIIFVQAAKQRGEPLDHTLLHGPPGLGKTTLSHILAREMGTNIKITSGPVIEKPGDLAGLLTSLEPCDILFIDEIHRLHPVVEEYLYAAMEDFRIDILIDSGPNARSVQIKLNPFTLVGATTRSGLLTAPLRSRFQIQARLDYYDAETLKKIIIRAANIIQVPIDENAAFEIARRSRGTPRIANALLRRVRDFAQIKGTGIITLPITEMALQALNIDPNGLDEMDVRILSTIVEKFNGGPVGLNSIAVAVAEDPGTIEEVYEPYLIQQGFIHRTPKGREATNKAFALFGRKKQNVQPGLFD
- a CDS encoding aldehyde dehydrogenase family protein — encoded protein: MIKLFKPWIGGKFVESGNRIIIRNPYDTSPVGETCLVMEDLMDEAIQKAFEIFEVFKKTPSYRRYTILMNIAHLLENRRNDAAMIIACEAAKPLKLALAEVDRAIQVFRIAAEEAKRIGGEYVRLDWTPAGEGKTGIVQWFPRGVVGGISPFNFPLNLAVHKIAPAIAAGCPIVLKPSSKTPLSTLFLAELMAQTELPEGVVSIVPATATIGQMLVTDPRPEVLSFTGSAEVGWKMKSMAGKKKVILELGGNAGVIVTPSSNLAKAIPKIVSGSFSYAGQVCIHTQRIYVHNSIFESFISDFVSASKKLRIGPPQDISTDFTSMIDEDNAIRVEEWVQEALDQGAKLLLGGKRQGGLFPPTILTNTSYEMKVCQLEIFGPVVTVEPYHTFEEALSYVNNSRYGLQAGVFTNAWNEIQMAFDQLQVGGVIINDVPTFRVDHMPYGGMKDSGFGREGVRYAMESYMERKLLVLGL
- a CDS encoding SBBP repeat-containing protein; the encoded protein is MKIKIILIALIALYFYVGGQTVIPITSSNLGLYDQLFIENKGQWDPDVLFFCRADGCDIWITKHGLNCLFYQIKNQEGSSELERLRTNPKWGDSLPLVQKEFIGHRILLTFHNINSNLVAEGSQKVETYFNFFTGSDSTKHVTKAGVYKEVAIKNIFDGIDVHYFFKGDTLHSRFIIRSDAKSSDIKFNLTGQVYDNIKGNKLFLKLSFKEIPFLEWNVLQDQQNMTCELKKSVNEYLLIPRSYENDKSIQVDLTFSPLRVEHSIVLRDIHFNNGSLYLCGHGLAIMYGSKIGSFTLRDGKFYDTYVLKMNSVTRKIEFATFIGGDDQEEGNALTIDKNGNIYVTGISFSKNFPVTAFAFQKKLVGFNDIFLTKLNSTGSQILFSSYAGGGFNDEANDIVVDGSGNIYLTGITTSWNFPVTTNAFQPKHQASFADAFLIEFNPENLSIDYATYLGGVLRDDAMAMAVDKNGRLYVVGKTQAEDFLVTPNAYQKQKKSYGDDIFLTVFADNHQVLYSTFLGGSGDDVPLDMFVDDSGYVYVGGYTSSLDFPIFGKCFQEKFGGGEYDGFCIKFHLEKGLVSSTFIGGEGNDRVTSLKENSQGEILLTGHTSSSNLVAILKGGQRQKTKGKDVFVLKTNSNFSEALYTDCLDFEKVDVSAGMVLDLLDRIFILVNSHPTSNF